The DNA region TACTCAGAGCAGCCTCCCCTGGCATCAATAACAGCAGTTATTCTCCTGGGCATCGAGTCGAACAGAGATTAGATAGCATGGACGGGCACAGCATTTCATGCAGCTTCTACATTAAGCCACAATATATCTACCGTTGTGACTGACGAATGGTCAGGAACAACATGGGGTCATGCATTGTGCTGCTGAAACGTAGAGTTATGGAGGCCTCGAAGATAAGACAGAACAACTGGCGCTAACTCATTAGAAATATCTATGGCTACTGTTCAAAGTGCCGGCAATGCGAACAAGAGGTGATCGAGACGTGTATTCAATGGTACCCCATACCATTGGTACCAGGTGAAGGCCAGTCGGATGCAAGCTGCCAATGGGCGTTCTCCACGATGTCGCCAAACATGGATGCGGCCATCATGATGCTGTATACAGAACCTGGATTCGTCTGAAAAGGCGACGTCGGGCCATTCCCGCGTTTCGTCGTTGATCACGCATTATGGAGGTGCTCCTGTCTGTGATGCAGCATCAAGGATAGCCGAAACCATGGTCCCCCTGCTGATAGTCAATGCTGCTGTTAACATCGTCGAACTGTCTGTGCAGACACTTGTTGTCTTGCTTCCTTTTGTTGTCTTGCTGTTGTCTTGTCTTGCTTTGCTTCCTTTTGTTGTCCACTGTTGTCTTGCTTCAACACTTGTTGTCTCAGGGTTCGTGACGCAGCTGTACGATCCTTGTCTTCTCGGCTGATGGTGATGGGGGGACGCTGAGATCCCGCACTGCGTTCCATATAACCGTCATGAACCCATTGATTCCATATTCTGCTAACAGTCATGGAATCACGACCGATGTGAGCAGCAATACTTTGGTATGGTAAACTGCAATCCTGATAGGCCACAATTCGACCTCGATCAAACTCAGACACGTGCTGGTAGGCATTTCTCCTTCTTGCACGTGgcataacaaaaacttttttacctaAGAACAATGcggaaattcaatttctgtatgACAGACTTACTGTCAACTCTCTTCCTTTATGCACATTGTAGGTGTCGATACCACCGCCTGCTTTGCATGATGCGCTGATAAGCTAATAATTTGCATACCACAACATGCTTTATTCGTCTTGCAAATTTCCCGTTCGTGGTGTGTCTCcttcctggtgtagcaatttCAATGGTCAGTAGTGTATTTAAACTGAGATACTATTTCTATCAATAATTTactgattatatttttcatgctcagaaaataatttagtttaagataatcaaaatttgtgtcgatttcttcaaaaactttttttaaaattatgtaaattaaagttcggaaagaaagtttttgaaatatttaccgccttttttttatttcattttaaagctttttctcTTTCAACTGGATTGAATTACGTCTCGGAATTATATGTCTTGGTATAAGTCTGGAAGAAGTACGTTTAGGATATTAattgcaacaatttttatttaaaatatagagctCAAGTgtgatattttcataaaatttattaatagaatgAAGCAGTTGGTAGTTTTTAGTCCAGGCCACATAAAActggtaaataataaattgtttaattgaaatatcACATTAAGTATTTCGTTTAATAACAAAACTACATACTGTAATTATGGTAAGAACAATCAAACTAAACTTCTGTTTTCATCAATAATTTACAGACTATCTTTTTAGTGCGTTTTTGGTTGCCTTATGTCTTACTCAAGAAATAGTTTAGTTTCaggtaatcaaaatttttgtttatttcttgtacatttttcttttaaaaatttaagggaattaaaattttttaaaatatttttaaaacatttaacgtCTTTCATTTCTGAAtgcttttttccttttcatctggattgaataaaatagaataaaattagcgaaagaaattacattagaaaaataactaacCTTGCTgacatcaaaattttgtttaactgGCACATTAGGGCAAGCACCTCCACTTACTCGTTGTGCTGTAACTAAGCCAATAGTTACtactattaatgttaaaaagagAATTTGTTGCATAGTTATTCAATGGAAACAAACAAGGTACTGTACTTTTCTTCTCACTCCCTCTGAATACTAAGTTATCGATCTATtgatctgataaaaatattatctgtttTTATGATGATATTTCACAGGTGCTTATAAAGACTTATATAAGTCCCTTACCTCAttattggttttttaaatttgtgactATCATGCGCAGTTGGTCCTCTACTTAAAGAGCTTGGTAAAATGACATGATTTAATGATAATCGCGTGACGAATGTCTtcattcttttatataaaagtaaaatacaaaaaggaaattttaataattattgtgaaTGATGAAAAGACGTAATTGTATAcaataagtttatttagaataaccttataaatattttatgtactgAGAAAAGCATAATGCATGACAATTACATTTGACTGCGAAACTAAAGAGGGAACACCTTAGATACCACTTTCATCGATTATCTCTTCAAAtgtttatgcattattattctCAACTTACCCCCAATCAatcagacaaattttttttaattttattaccggTGTTAAACATGAGACCAATTTCATGGCTGCACGACTCTCCTCAACTCTGCATGCTATGTTCAACTCTAtgcccttgtaattttgaacccaaccctgAAGGCAAAGAAATTTCTGGATTACATATTAAGCAAATTAGctttcgcggaggacttttgatACAACTAACTccatttgtgtaaaataaagaggaaaaacACGGAAACCTCTCATCGTTAGCACGACAGCTAGGGGATTCTAACCTCTGATTTGTTTATCATGAAGGATTTTTTATGTCATCACTGAGGTCAGTGCAAGCAGAGGAAGAATTCGAATGGATCAACCCTTACGAAAAAATAGTGAGGTATTTTTCAAAGGTATAAAGTGAggtatttttcacttaatataAAGTGAGGTGTATTAAGTGAGGTATTTTTCAAAGGTATAAGGGAcgttgttatttaaatacgtcGTTTGTTtgcaaatgaatacctcaaaaTTAACCTCAAAcataccttaaatatacctccaAAGGTATATATGTATCAACCTGAGGTGTTTAATTTAACATCTGTGGAGAGGTAGATATTTACTTCTTTATTGGTAGTAATTCAacctgaagtatattttttaacacttgtggaagtatttattcaacaacctAAGCTGTTTCATTTAACACTTCAGGTTGTTATAAATCTACTTCAGGtgtattttttgacagttgGATAGGTGAGTTTTTACTAATTTGAGGTGTATTATATTCAACttcaggtaattatttttcaacctcaggtatagatttatatagttattgatgtatttatttacataccTAAGGTGTGCCATTTTACACTTttggttattataaatcaacctcaagtgtattttttgacacttggaaaggttatttttttattaacgtgAGGTGTTCCATGTTCAACCTTAGGTTATTATTTCGTAACCTcaggtatatatttttgtattcttagaattattaatttatcgtCCTAAGATGCGACATTTTATACTTCAGGCTTATATGGCTCAACCTAAagctggttttttttttaaacttacgtAGGTAATAATTTCCAAACGTGAAGTGTTATACTACCCacctagtttattaatttttaacctcactattatataaagatattatgtatatgttacggtgaaacaccgaaatctggagaatgtctacattcaccggtgaatgtcaacattcacgtagtcgcttggtgtatgtccgaaatatttgctaaatacccttatttctgactctcaccggtgaatgtcaacaatcacatagtcgctttagtgaatatccgaaatatttgttatatcgaattttatattaatttattcgttaatattattatatttaatgctgATAGTCAATGCTGCTGCTANNNNNNNNNNNNNNNNNNNNNNNNNNNNNNNNNNNNNNNNNNNNNNNNNNNNNNNNNNNNNNNNNNNNNNNNNNNNNNNNNNNNNNNNNNNNNNNNNNNNNNNNcacttaaccttaaaaaaacatcagtgtagggttaaaatatcgaataaatgtaattatatccatgaataaattcatatcaaatcgaatgtaataaatatttctgacattcaccaaagcatatctgtgattgtcgacatacaccggtgagggtccgaatgtgcaagaatgtaatgaaatattcgatctttcaccgacgtatttggtgtttgtcgacattcaccggtagaaagtcaacaaccaccgatttcggtctttcgccgtgacatatatattatatgaagaATAATGTATATCGTTACATTTTTTCACTAGTAGAGATCTTCCCTTATCAAcctgaagtttttaatattaaaccttCGGCAATAATTGCCTCTTTTGTTAAGCTATAAAAGAAACtttcaaatacataattcttctgtaattttaatagattgagTTAAATCATCTTGAAACACTTATCCGAATTctacagttgaaaaaaaaataatttgttgggaatcatatttttagaagatagCTGCCTAAGgtgcttgaatttttaaagctttaagctataaaaattgccaatttaaataattagtcagctgaaattcaaattacttttattcaaaactaaaattccatttttttttacaaaccagcaaaattattttaaacgttgATTCCATCTAGGCTTAGCGACCTATCTGAGCTAACGCGGctgggaatttaaaaaaaaaactatttaagcatcttcattgtaaattaaaataaccttaaatgttattttttttcaaacctggttctattttttatggtaattatgcTTAccatattttctcttaaaaaattctttattaacaaattataatataaagcttttttttcttcgggaTAGATAAATTATCACGATGTCAATTAAATTAGGTAAAGTTAAGTATTTCCGCATCAGCACGCTGTGAGTCAGGGCAGGCACAATTTCGAGACCAACGGTGTGATTGTGGTTGTATGATAAGCATTGGGCAGAGGCCGTCTTTGACTTGAAGTTGGATAGAcaagctttttaataaaaaaaaaaaacagaataaaattcatgaaaatgttattttattatttaaaaaaagcatgcaaATGATTCAACAATCTTGAGTAGTTGCAACTATGCTTTGACGACTGATTTTGTTGTtatccaaaattttataaactttgttCTTTGTCTCCTCTTGTAAAGCTGCATCACGGGCAAGAATCCAGACGTattctgtaaagaaaaaaataaataaattacccgAATTATTTTTCCGGAATTAtatggggatttcaaatctgaaattagttttgttcctaaaactagagaatttttaaaaatgacactttAAGTCTTAAAAGTTATATGTAACAATGGCTAAGTAAATGTTGCGATAAACTTCTAGAAGAGCTTGACTACgtcatcaagattaaaattgcatagaataTTTGCAATTGTCATCGTATGTGGCTAGGGGCGCTTCCCCTATTATGACCTGCTCAGAAGCGCATGAATAAGCAGTTCATAATAAGGAAGTGCCACCTAGTGGTGCGAAATTACCAAGCATAAGTTCCTGTGCAGTttcaatcctgatgatgtgctgTAATTCCTCCAGAAGTTTTTCGCTATATTTTTGCGTCCTCCCTGCTATATTAAACATTCTTAAACTTGTgattttcgacaaaaaaatagtttaaatatatcatttaaaaactaatagcaTAACTTGGGGGGGatcgatttcaaattttaaaatggcgaATTGAAAATATCCAagaactgttaaaaaatctcctgcaacgcaaggaaaaaaaatgttccccaATGTTAatctttctaaataaatttatcttacaaGTGTCTCCTATCAATCAAACTCAAATGACTATCAgtgaaaattgtcaaaaaatgttaaatgaaacGAAGGGGTGGAGACggaggagaaaaattttaaatatgctctCAATgctctgaatttaattttaccaaacaaaCTGTTGGTGAACATTTGCTACAGTCGGCCGTTATTTTCGATATAAGTAAAATACAAGGTCATAATCCAATCagaattttagatataaaatgaGCAGAATTTTAGATTCTCTATGAATTTGTTCTAACAAAATTATACCAATACAATTCTAAAATcacagtttttgaaatatatttaaatagtataaagTTCTCTGTTCTTAGGATTTGATAAACATCTTTGTTTTTTACGATTAACGTTAGTACTTTTTAGCACCATTGACCATCCAAATAAGTTTTCATCAGTTTAAactgtagtaaaaaaattaaaaaaatctaaaaactgaaatttgtgtagttttaaattgtatGCTCAAAACAACAGATCGCAGAATTTCAATTCCTTAAAGTGTGCATTGAAAATCCATAgaagctataaaaaatattaaataaaatttaaaagaattaaaaattaaaaaaaattaagaaaaattaaaaattaaaaaaaaaataaaaattaataaaaattaaaaattgcaagataaattaattaaaaataaaaataagttaattgaaatgaaaattaatgaattaaaaattaaaaaataaattaattaaaaatttaaaaaatattttttcttttaatctaataatgcgacccttttattttctatatttttcttaaggTATTGTGCCACGGAAATAAATGTCATCGAAACTTTCACGAatacgaaaaaattttatagaaagcgcaaattaaaaatttaacctaaaatccAAGATAGCGAGAGTAAATAGCTCTTCATAGATCAATTAAACGCGAAGTGACTacaataacttttcttaaaacaattttaattacctCTTACGTCTTTAAAACAGTAAAAcgataattataaagaaatcttttataatttcatcGCTTTATTACAAACCGTATGGTTAGTCTTCATTCAATGAACACTTCGACtaaacataatttcatatttctttcttcttttcttctttttttttgtcacgtGGATAGGACCTCCTCATATTGATAAGTTAttagatttgtatttttgttcataaataaagttgtttttgtcgaatagtatttttaaatttttgttaaaattcctaaattttaaaattatttttttccgacTCTCTTATTCAGTTTTGATGtctttttacgaaaaaaagtcatcataaaaaggataaaaatatttattaaattatttttgtcataattaGTATTAGTACTTTagtaattagtattattattaaagacaaattataaagtattatcGAAGGAATAAACAATTACCgcttttcaattgaaatttcagttaatgtttaatttcgactgattattttttaaaataaactttctttaactttgtcttttcctcttcttttttttttgacaaacaCCTTCCTGAAATCGGATGAAAATTGAGctcttttaaaaggaaatggtCTTGAACATTAAAGCAGatgaaaataagaacaaatttaattttttaaatagttttaaaagtttagattttttttgtatagtacatatatacattatattacgtaaaaaaaattaaaaaggagatTTATCTTACCTGCTTTAAACAGATTTAATGTAGTTACGCAGGAATAGACTACGGAATACTCTTCATAATCAGTGTCCAGCACCCAATAGTCTGCAGTGAATggcacttcaaaaaaaaaattataagcaactgttttacgttaaaaaatatgtctatATACATAAAATCCAACAAAAACGTCCTAGGTTTCAAAGCCTTTAGTTTCCTGAAGACATATCAAGCGTAATAACATTACTTATcatggaaatataaaaaatatttgaaaatgaggtaatttttaaaatgttttcgttGATTAATACAAATTAACCAATGAATGTGGCATGTTGCAATTAAcgtgtataaaatttattttatgtttatgctGATTTCACCATGACAAACAGGTGGATTAGCTCTGCAAAGGTAGACCAATTTGCCGGTTCCTTAAAACTGTTTCTTTGAAGaatattgtgatttttatttgagtCAACTCATTAACTagcataacattttaaatatacactGTAAGCGTTTTGAGAAATCGGTGCACAACTTGACTTGCATTGTTCTGTCTACTTTCACTGGATATAAGGTATATGCTAATGTCATCATTATTTCAGTTGAAAACTTCGTCAACTAAAACTGTCAGAAGGATTTACAAGTTTAGAATTCGAATAAATCAGAAGAGACAACAGTCTCAGAACTTGAAAACAACCAGACTCTAGACTCTTCAGAAGCTGAAGTAAATTGACTTTGTACTGGAATTGTTTTTGTTGAGCATTTTGatcatcgaaatttttttttttacaattccttttattttgaaatttaattatttgcgaattttctttaactttattttagcccttgtttttaaatcatcaacAATTTTCCACGTTGAACTTGATTGCACACAACTTTACGAAAATCTTAACCTAACTTCGATGTccagtttatatttaatttttacggttttaaaaccatgctaGCTGTAAGTGGTTACAAAACTgtatacttttgtatttaagaATTTCTTATCACACCAGTCGTGAACGATTTCAAAACCGTAAGATAAAGAAATGTTCTAAATCGTAAATTTTACGTTTAATCCGATGGACAGACTGTTGCCGGTTATTTTGctgtaatttcagaatgaaaattctgacattgtaaatcaaaattaaatacaataactaTATTATCTGATAGAAGACTTCAtacgctttaaaaatatacaaaattgaaatgacagtcgacatgttttaaGAGCATCAAAATAggagcccattttcaagacttgactGATGTGAAGGTAACATAACCACGCTTTCCAAGCTTCACTTGATTAATCATAACTTAACGTAACTAAAATCTTAACGTAACTCGATTTCGATGTCcagtttaaatttcattttttacggttttaaaataacGCTAGCTGTAATTGGTTACAAAACcgcatagttttgtattcacgtTTTTACTCTCCATCGTACCAGTTATATGCGGTTTCAAAccagtaaaagtaaaaaattgtcgcaaaccgtaaattttacacataatctgatggttattttactgtaattttggaatgaaaatcctaactatgaaaaacaaaattaaatgcaatttttgtacTTACTTGAgtcaaattttactttcagtttTGCTGGAACATTTTTGTTCGAGACAGTCGCCTTTCCTGAGATGGTTACTTTCTTTCCAGTTCTAGAGCAAGGAAAACATTTGctatgtatttcttttatatgagtcgaaaaaacagacaaaaaatgAGACTATGTATTTCTGATTATCCTTCCCCCAgaaaatacttgttttcaaatttaatgttttgattgcacgatatttttcattcatgcatgttaaattattttaatattttgcatattttggactataattagaatatttctcAACTCATTTTCCTCCTCTGCCAATTTTCTATACCAAatctaattcatttcttttttttctgttgcacatcgaaaaaattctgttaaaattatcgTTCTGTGTGGTGATGATatttcaagtattaaaaaaagctttacttctgata from Parasteatoda tepidariorum isolate YZ-2023 chromosome 2, CAS_Ptep_4.0, whole genome shotgun sequence includes:
- the LOC107442678 gene encoding apolipoprotein D isoform X1, yielding MLKLTAVLVAVVISCVTAQRISPGGCPVVVVKDGFDASQYVGVWYEIEKNPAVFEAGLKCNQANYTAEKDYIRVVNTGVSTLTGKKVTISGKATVSNKNVPAKLKVKFDSMPFTADYWVLDTDYEEYSVVYSCVTTLNLFKAEYVWILARDAALQEETKNKVYKILDNNKISRQSIVATTQDC